A DNA window from Paenibacillus andongensis contains the following coding sequences:
- the rpiA gene encoding ribose-5-phosphate isomerase RpiA: MNPKQLAAEKAVEFIEDGMVVGLGTGSTAYWAIQKIAQRIQEGLRIRAVASSKDSEDLANKLGIPIVPFSEVDVIDLTIDGADEVDTHLNLIKGGGGALVREKILASNSKRFFVIVDESKRVEHLGEFPLPVEIVPFAVNLTINKLKELGCSTRIRMSNDKEYISDNGNIIVDCNFEKIVEPTELNKQINLIPGVVDNGLFTRMVSSLIIGYNDGKVMIIVQP, encoded by the coding sequence ATGAACCCCAAACAATTAGCAGCTGAGAAAGCTGTTGAATTTATTGAGGATGGCATGGTAGTAGGATTAGGCACTGGATCAACAGCCTATTGGGCAATCCAAAAAATTGCTCAAAGAATACAGGAAGGACTTCGTATACGGGCCGTAGCGAGTTCTAAAGACTCGGAAGATTTGGCAAACAAATTAGGAATTCCTATAGTACCTTTTTCAGAAGTAGATGTAATAGACCTAACAATTGATGGTGCTGATGAGGTTGATACGCATTTAAACTTAATCAAGGGCGGAGGCGGCGCATTGGTCAGAGAGAAGATATTAGCAAGTAATAGTAAGAGATTTTTCGTCATTGTAGATGAATCAAAACGAGTAGAACATTTAGGCGAATTTCCATTACCGGTCGAAATCGTCCCTTTTGCTGTGAATTTAACGATAAATAAATTAAAGGAACTAGGGTGTAGCACAAGGATACGAATGAGTAACGATAAGGAGTATATTTCGGATAATGGCAACATAATCGTAGATTGTAACTTTGAAAAAATAGTAGAGCCAACAGAGCTAAATAAACAAATTAACTTGATTCCAGGTGTTGTTGATAATGGCTTATTTACTCGCATGGTCAGTTCATTAATCATTGGATATAACGATGGAAAAGTTATGATTATTGTCCAACCATGA
- a CDS encoding ABC transporter ATP-binding protein produces the protein MMKHKQKKHNTMGQYTELLSRYLFPQKSTLIVLTMLLFASIGLQLINPQIIRYFIDTAQTQGAMQPLITAAIMFIGFALVQQLVSVIATYFSENVGWKTTNKLRVDLAAHCLSLDMSFHKSHTSGLLIERVDGDVNALANFFSSMIIHLLGNLLLMAGIIILLLRENWLIGAGLAFFVVFAVFMIQWIRKFAVPVWAGWRQANAEFYGFIGEHLEGTEDIRANGAVGFVMNRFYTMLRKMLPLRVKAFLGFCAMWNMSIFVFALGNAMAFGISAYLWHTQHISLGTVYLIFFYTELLAKPIEKIRTQMEDLQKADASISRIRELFAIQSEIKDGPGAPLPEGPLSVEFRDVTFSYDGDQPTIEGLNLTLKPGEVLGLLGRTGSGKSTMARLLLRFYDPQNGSIALGGTDIRSCKLVDLRKRVALVTQNIEIMQGTIRDNLTFYDDSITDEQIIEVLKELGLGAWYEAMPEGLDTGLASGGGSLSAGEAQLLAFARVFLTNPGLVIMDEASSRLDPLTEQRMEKAVSKLLTQRSCIMIAHRLTTVQRADHILILDNGRVLESGKREHLAADPNSRFSQLLATGLEEVLA, from the coding sequence ATGATGAAACATAAACAAAAAAAGCATAACACGATGGGGCAATATACGGAGCTGCTTAGCCGATATTTGTTCCCGCAAAAGAGTACGCTCATTGTCTTGACGATGCTCTTATTCGCATCTATTGGTCTTCAGCTCATAAATCCGCAAATTATTCGCTATTTTATCGATACCGCTCAAACGCAAGGGGCGATGCAGCCACTGATCACAGCAGCGATTATGTTTATTGGCTTCGCGCTTGTTCAGCAGCTGGTTTCGGTCATTGCTACCTATTTTAGTGAAAATGTAGGGTGGAAAACAACGAATAAACTGCGAGTGGATCTGGCCGCTCATTGCCTATCACTGGATATGTCTTTCCATAAATCGCATACATCCGGTTTGCTCATAGAGCGCGTAGATGGGGATGTCAATGCGTTGGCCAATTTCTTCTCAAGCATGATCATTCATTTATTAGGTAATCTGCTGTTGATGGCTGGTATTATTATTTTGCTGCTTCGAGAAAATTGGTTGATTGGCGCGGGGCTGGCCTTTTTCGTCGTTTTTGCGGTCTTTATGATTCAGTGGATCCGTAAATTTGCTGTTCCAGTTTGGGCGGGATGGCGGCAGGCGAATGCGGAGTTTTATGGTTTTATTGGTGAGCATCTGGAAGGTACTGAAGATATTCGTGCCAATGGTGCTGTTGGGTTCGTGATGAATCGTTTCTATACCATGCTCAGAAAAATGCTGCCGCTTCGGGTCAAAGCCTTTCTCGGTTTCTGTGCGATGTGGAACATGTCTATTTTCGTTTTTGCGCTTGGCAACGCCATGGCGTTTGGCATTAGCGCTTATCTGTGGCATACCCAGCATATTTCTCTAGGTACTGTGTATCTGATTTTCTTCTATACGGAATTATTAGCCAAGCCGATTGAGAAGATTCGTACGCAAATGGAAGATTTGCAAAAAGCAGACGCCAGTATCTCACGTATTCGCGAGCTGTTCGCCATCCAGTCCGAGATCAAGGATGGACCCGGAGCACCGTTACCGGAAGGACCGCTTAGTGTTGAGTTCCGTGATGTCACGTTTAGTTATGATGGGGATCAGCCTACGATTGAGGGGCTAAATCTGACACTGAAACCTGGAGAAGTCCTAGGACTCCTTGGCCGCACGGGGAGCGGAAAATCAACGATGGCCAGATTGCTGCTTCGCTTTTACGATCCTCAAAATGGAAGTATCGCGCTTGGTGGGACGGATATCCGAAGCTGTAAATTAGTTGATCTTCGTAAACGTGTAGCCCTGGTGACGCAAAATATTGAAATTATGCAAGGGACCATTCGAGATAACCTAACTTTCTACGACGATTCGATCACGGACGAACAAATTATTGAAGTACTCAAGGAGCTTGGACTCGGCGCGTGGTATGAAGCCATGCCTGAAGGACTCGATACAGGTTTAGCCTCAGGTGGAGGAAGCCTATCTGCCGGGGAAGCGCAACTGCTAGCCTTTGCACGTGTTTTCTTAACGAACCCCGGACTTGTGATTATGGATGAAGCTTCTTCAAGACTTGACCCGCTGACCGAGCAGCGTATGGAAAAAGCGGTTTCTAAGCTGTTGACACAGCGGTCCTGTATCATGATTGCGCACCGTCTCACTACCGTTCAACGAGCGGATCATATTCTTATTCTGGATAATGGGCGAGTCTTGGAATCGGGAAAAAGAGAGCATCTGGCCGCAGATCCGAATTCTCGCTTTAGCCAATTACTGGCCACAGGCTTAGAGGAGGTATTGGCATGA
- a CDS encoding DinB family protein has translation MHDSPNLLLITDIPGYTPQISRLMSMMNYARSTTLRSVEGLTIEQLDYTIDATSNSIGSLLLHFAAVEVAYQLETFEHRDLNEEEMKIWGAALDLGDQGRAQIKGNNLDYYLNILSEVRSKTYEVFKTKTDDWLYEEYPFWQNQPANHYFMWYHVFEDEINHRGQIRWMRKRLPV, from the coding sequence ATGCATGATTCGCCAAATCTTCTCTTAATCACAGATATACCAGGCTATACTCCTCAAATCAGTAGGCTGATGTCAATGATGAATTACGCGAGAAGTACGACGCTGAGAAGTGTGGAAGGACTCACAATTGAGCAATTAGACTACACAATCGACGCGACAAGCAACTCGATCGGCTCTTTGCTGCTGCATTTCGCAGCTGTCGAGGTTGCTTATCAGTTGGAGACATTCGAGCACCGTGACTTGAACGAGGAAGAAATGAAGATCTGGGGAGCAGCCCTTGATCTTGGTGATCAAGGTAGAGCCCAAATAAAGGGAAATAACCTTGACTATTATCTCAATATCTTGAGCGAGGTGCGCAGCAAAACGTATGAAGTTTTCAAGACGAAGACAGACGATTGGTTATATGAGGAGTATCCATTCTGGCAGAACCAGCCAGCCAATCATTATTTCATGTGGTACCACGTGTTTGAGGATGAGATTAATCATCGGGGACAGATTCGTTGGATGAGAAAACGACTTCCGGTATAA
- a CDS encoding lipid II flippase Amj family protein, with translation MTNTLILVFILTMIIHTAETLSYSIRYAGVRVNKLAVALSLVGIVVLVSRTANLIQAPMTAKFVDFAKIESTFDLERYLRIILFASSIGTLIAIALFPSFINLSVRVISRLEVAGSIPKLISSVTVTQLKNTKKYLKKPNVKLLSQFRYLGIPKRFLLINIIVTAFYSVGVLSSLYAAHLLPEFATTASQASGLINGIATILLTIFIDPQLGLITDKALHDESQRRQLGKIYALLMTSRFLGTLLAQVFLIPSAHFIGWVVKWIF, from the coding sequence ATGACGAACACGCTCATACTAGTTTTCATTCTGACGATGATTATCCATACAGCGGAAACGTTGTCATACTCGATTCGGTACGCTGGAGTGCGAGTGAACAAGCTGGCCGTGGCACTTTCTTTAGTCGGCATTGTCGTCCTTGTATCTCGTACTGCGAATTTGATTCAGGCGCCAATGACTGCGAAATTCGTTGATTTTGCGAAGATCGAATCGACCTTCGATTTGGAGCGCTATTTGCGAATCATTTTATTCGCCTCGTCGATTGGGACACTGATTGCGATTGCTTTATTCCCGTCTTTTATCAATCTCAGTGTTCGAGTCATTTCCCGTTTGGAAGTCGCTGGTTCGATTCCAAAACTCATATCGAGTGTAACGGTGACACAGTTGAAGAACACGAAAAAATATTTGAAAAAGCCGAATGTCAAGCTGCTTAGCCAATTCCGTTATTTGGGGATTCCAAAGCGATTTCTTTTGATTAATATAATTGTGACAGCTTTCTATTCGGTGGGTGTGCTTTCTTCCTTATATGCCGCGCATTTATTGCCTGAATTTGCAACGACAGCGTCGCAAGCATCTGGACTTATTAACGGTATTGCTACTATTTTGCTTACCATATTCATAGATCCGCAGTTAGGTCTTATCACGGACAAAGCATTGCATGACGAATCGCAGCGTAGACAGCTTGGCAAGATCTATGCGCTGCTCATGACATCTCGATTTCTGGGAACACTGCTAGCGCAAGTTTTCCTTATTCCATCTGCTCATTTTATTGGATGGGTGGTCAAATGGATCTTCTAA
- a CDS encoding CoA-acylating methylmalonate-semialdehyde dehydrogenase, giving the protein MKLLQNFINGVWIDSENSSMSDVMNPATGDIIARVPLSSSEDVEAAVFAAQTAFESWSRTPVPKRARVLFHFWQLLQEHEQELAELITSENGKSYKEALGEVLRGIECVEFAAGTPSHIMGSTLANISADMDSELFRVPLGVVGGITPFNFPMMVPCWMFPLAIACGNTFVLKPSERTPLTAMKLAALFQEAGLPDGVLNVVHGAHDVVNALTTIPAVKAISFVGSQPVAKYVYEKASSAGKRVQALAGAKNYHIVMPDAHVEKSVENIIMSSFGSAGERCMACSAVVVVGDGENFVNKLHQAARNMVIGNGMKEEVTLTPIIRSEQRTRIEAFIDKGIEEGAELLLDGRRAEACSAEGFFLGATVFDHVKPNMTIAKEEIFGPVLSLFRAEDLDEALLLVNQSRFGNSAVIYTENAKAVRKFREEVEAGMLGVNVGVPAPMAFFPFSGWKDSFYGDLHANGKDGVEFYTKKKMITSRYF; this is encoded by the coding sequence ATGAAACTCTTACAAAATTTCATTAATGGCGTTTGGATCGATTCAGAAAACAGTTCAATGAGTGATGTGATGAATCCGGCAACAGGAGATATCATCGCTCGTGTGCCGCTTTCTTCATCTGAAGACGTGGAAGCGGCTGTCTTTGCAGCACAAACCGCATTCGAATCATGGAGCAGAACACCCGTACCCAAACGAGCAAGAGTATTGTTTCACTTCTGGCAGTTATTGCAGGAACATGAACAAGAACTTGCAGAGCTCATCACGTCTGAGAACGGTAAAAGCTATAAAGAAGCGTTAGGTGAGGTGCTCCGTGGGATCGAATGCGTAGAATTTGCAGCAGGAACGCCTTCGCATATAATGGGATCGACATTGGCTAATATATCCGCAGATATGGATTCTGAGTTATTTCGAGTTCCGCTTGGCGTGGTTGGGGGAATAACCCCCTTTAATTTTCCGATGATGGTGCCATGCTGGATGTTTCCCTTAGCCATTGCTTGTGGAAACACGTTCGTGTTAAAGCCATCAGAGCGAACACCGCTGACTGCTATGAAATTAGCGGCACTTTTTCAAGAAGCGGGTCTACCTGATGGAGTATTGAATGTCGTCCATGGTGCACATGATGTCGTCAATGCCTTAACAACTATACCCGCCGTAAAAGCTATCTCATTCGTAGGCTCGCAGCCTGTTGCGAAATATGTCTATGAGAAGGCTTCTTCCGCTGGTAAACGTGTGCAAGCGTTAGCAGGGGCCAAAAATTATCATATCGTGATGCCCGATGCCCATGTTGAAAAATCGGTTGAGAATATTATCATGTCTTCCTTTGGCAGCGCGGGGGAGAGATGCATGGCATGCTCAGCTGTTGTGGTTGTTGGCGATGGGGAGAATTTCGTAAATAAGCTTCATCAAGCAGCACGTAATATGGTAATTGGCAATGGGATGAAGGAAGAAGTAACACTCACGCCGATCATTCGAAGCGAGCAGCGCACTAGGATTGAAGCTTTTATTGACAAAGGGATAGAAGAGGGAGCGGAGCTTTTATTAGATGGAAGACGTGCGGAGGCTTGTTCGGCTGAAGGATTTTTCCTTGGAGCTACGGTATTTGATCATGTGAAACCGAATATGACGATTGCGAAAGAGGAAATATTTGGGCCGGTCTTATCCCTGTTCCGTGCCGAGGATCTGGACGAAGCGCTGCTCCTTGTGAATCAATCGCGATTCGGCAACTCAGCCGTTATCTATACGGAAAATGCCAAAGCCGTACGCAAATTCCGAGAAGAAGTGGAAGCGGGAATGCTTGGCGTAAACGTTGGCGTACCGGCACCGATGGCCTTTTTCCCATTCTCCGGCTGGAAAGACTCCTTCTATGGGGATTTGCATGCAAATGGCAAAGATGGTGTAGAATTTTATACGAAGAAAAAGATGATAACATCACGTTATTTTTGA
- a CDS encoding PucR family transcriptional regulator, with the protein MVQTLLQLTVKDILQRPLFHKAEAIASEEALNRKVRWVHIMEVTQVGHLLNGNELILSTGIGWHDNEELSLSFLQQLIDSGASGLCIELGIYTKQPLERMKKLATQENFPLIFFHEEVRYIDITQDLHTFFIHQHHKMVSDLESLSTQLNQLLLSGKGLQALLKMLHQTTHSQVAFFPFGAEAQFVPAMPKTKADAFYEKWIYGEIFQLPNAKNKLAHRPILALEHLFADLLLYADQELSEFQILALDRFATAIAQEMMRTKYMEEKTRYKQNLWVTDWLNGKHTGQEIRDYMFSIKPTMKLNQTIVCLFDIVPTAETSKDYEDLLLQKQMIARALFEGEGFYLMPSVIQDQIVFILLDQLPAIPCNERISRAIQRLQKSETNQETTLLSPWFGIGKPLSDPTRVKESYETAQETIEIQKDTGMLTSPFYHDQHVNKVILKMKHTGQLESFIDEYLGKIIHYDREKNGQLLKTLKVYLALCGSKQDTAKELFIVRQTLYHRLYKIAALLGEDYMHPHKRIAIELALHGYEYIHGAIV; encoded by the coding sequence TTGGTACAGACACTTTTACAATTAACAGTGAAAGATATTTTGCAGAGACCGCTATTTCACAAAGCAGAAGCCATCGCAAGTGAGGAAGCTTTGAACCGAAAGGTACGTTGGGTACATATCATGGAAGTGACCCAGGTCGGCCATCTTCTCAATGGAAACGAGCTTATTCTAAGCACAGGCATTGGTTGGCATGATAACGAGGAGCTAAGTCTTTCCTTTTTGCAGCAGTTGATCGACAGTGGTGCTTCAGGGTTATGTATCGAGCTCGGCATATATACGAAACAGCCGCTTGAACGGATGAAGAAGCTAGCCACCCAAGAGAACTTTCCACTTATCTTTTTCCACGAAGAAGTACGATATATCGACATCACGCAGGATCTACACACCTTCTTCATCCATCAGCATCACAAAATGGTGTCAGACCTGGAATCCCTCTCAACCCAGCTGAATCAGTTACTCCTCTCGGGGAAAGGATTGCAAGCCCTCTTAAAGATGCTGCATCAAACAACCCACTCACAAGTCGCCTTCTTTCCTTTCGGCGCGGAGGCGCAGTTCGTCCCTGCCATGCCGAAAACGAAGGCCGATGCCTTTTATGAGAAATGGATTTATGGCGAGATCTTTCAACTTCCTAATGCCAAAAACAAACTGGCCCATCGACCTATTTTAGCCTTGGAACATTTGTTCGCAGACTTACTTTTATATGCCGATCAAGAACTCAGTGAATTTCAAATCCTTGCTTTAGACAGGTTCGCAACGGCTATTGCACAAGAAATGATGCGCACGAAATATATGGAGGAGAAAACGCGGTACAAACAGAATCTCTGGGTCACTGATTGGCTGAACGGTAAACATACAGGGCAAGAAATTCGCGATTATATGTTCTCCATCAAACCCACCATGAAGCTGAACCAAACCATCGTCTGTCTATTTGACATCGTCCCAACAGCCGAAACTTCCAAGGACTATGAAGACCTCCTTTTACAGAAGCAGATGATTGCCCGCGCCCTTTTCGAAGGTGAAGGTTTCTATCTCATGCCAAGCGTCATACAGGATCAAATCGTATTCATCCTTCTTGACCAATTGCCTGCCATACCATGCAATGAACGAATCTCCAGAGCCATACAAAGACTTCAAAAATCAGAGACTAATCAGGAAACAACCTTACTCTCCCCTTGGTTCGGTATCGGAAAACCATTAAGTGACCCAACTCGCGTTAAGGAAAGCTATGAGACCGCTCAAGAAACGATTGAGATACAGAAAGATACCGGTATGCTTACAAGTCCTTTCTATCATGATCAGCATGTGAACAAAGTGATACTAAAAATGAAACATACCGGTCAGCTGGAGTCATTCATTGATGAATATCTCGGAAAAATAATTCATTATGATCGGGAGAAAAATGGACAGCTTCTGAAGACATTGAAAGTTTATTTAGCGCTATGCGGATCCAAACAAGATACTGCCAAGGAGCTGTTTATCGTCCGGCAAACCCTGTACCATCGTCTGTACAAAATAGCAGCGCTGCTTGGTGAAGATTACATGCATCCACACAAGAGGATTGCCATTGAACTGGCCCTACACGGCTACGAATACATACATGGCGCGATCGTTTAA
- the corA gene encoding magnesium/cobalt transporter CorA has protein sequence MIRILAVNEEQEIIHISSLDDLKHAKIDRYWVDFNAPSKEEALLLQKHFQFHPLAIEDCYHHLQRPKLDHYEDTHFFVLHALHPETLAAEEVDLFWGTNFIVTFHYSPSKEIDEAWHRMADQQKFCEKGIIYTAYLIIDKLVDEYFPSLYQIEDQLDEIEVRGKSVPVHILMNEIFEIRAKLLKIRKTIVPMRDLLYRVINTEKIEGLKEHVVYFTDIYDHLLKLSEIIDSNRDLTADIRDSYVSINSYRMNTIMKTLTVITTIFMPLTFIAGIYGMNFQNMPELTWRWGYFTVLFIMFGIGFGMYLLFRKKKWFD, from the coding sequence TTGATTCGAATATTGGCTGTTAACGAAGAACAGGAGATTATCCATATCTCCTCATTAGACGATCTTAAACATGCAAAGATAGATCGATACTGGGTTGATTTCAATGCGCCTTCCAAGGAGGAGGCCTTACTCTTACAGAAGCACTTTCAATTTCATCCACTGGCTATAGAAGATTGCTATCATCATCTACAGCGACCTAAACTAGATCACTATGAGGATACTCATTTTTTTGTCCTTCATGCTTTGCATCCTGAAACGTTAGCTGCGGAAGAGGTGGACTTGTTCTGGGGCACCAACTTCATAGTTACCTTTCATTATTCACCGTCTAAGGAAATTGATGAGGCATGGCATCGGATGGCAGACCAACAAAAGTTTTGTGAGAAAGGCATCATATACACGGCCTATTTAATTATAGATAAGCTGGTAGATGAATATTTCCCGAGTCTATATCAAATCGAAGATCAGTTAGATGAAATCGAAGTAAGAGGTAAAAGTGTTCCGGTTCATATCTTAATGAATGAAATATTTGAAATAAGAGCTAAGCTATTAAAGATTAGAAAGACAATTGTACCTATGAGGGATCTTCTTTACCGTGTTATTAATACCGAAAAAATTGAAGGTCTTAAAGAACATGTCGTCTATTTTACAGACATCTACGATCATTTGCTAAAGCTCTCCGAAATTATTGACTCCAACCGAGATTTAACTGCGGATATACGAGATAGTTATGTTTCCATAAATTCCTATCGGATGAATACGATTATGAAGACTTTAACGGTGATTACGACCATTTTCATGCCTCTTACATTTATTGCTGGGATATACGGAATGAATTTTCAAAATATGCCGGAACTTACTTGGCGTTGGGGGTATTTCACTGTTCTATTTATCATGTTCGGCATTGGTTTCGGTATGTACTTGTTATTCAGAAAAAAGAAATGGTTTGATTAG
- a CDS encoding ABC transporter ATP-binding protein, producing the protein MNTYHYLWRLIMYRPIRYLINAIAWTVIYLAPIAPGLITKEFFDSLTGTSALGYGVWGLIALLMAAALGRIMLIIIGFITDVNFRFRMGMLLRRNLLEHVLKQPGAQAIPVSPGEAISHFRDDVDQSEEAASWSVDVFGMTCFALVSGYILIRIDAQMTLLVFMPIVLVITAAQLATVRLQKYRAASREATSKVTGEISEMFGNVQAIQVAGAEKRVIARFSSFGDDRRKAMLKDRLMGELLDSVFSNSVNLGTGLILLLAGTKMRAGTFTVGDFALFVYYLTFVTQFITNVGKFITYFKQMSVSLERLTFLLQGASAKVLTMVNSLHLKAESKVAEAAVSAIPLAQNGRESERQSGDDREGSEKVARGLERVSASGVNIGQGHIKDENQIAASLQRLDVNGLSYAYSDTGRGISDIHFSLKRGSFTVITGTIGSGKTTLVRSLLGLLPKGEGTIAWNGVPVDDPGTFFTPPRSAYTAQVPRLYSDTLRNNILLGQAEQGDSLQLALHAAVMEFDVAQLPGGLDTVIGPRGVKLSGGQAQRTAAARMLVRDAELYVFDDLSSALDVETEQKLWERMFQRRSDATCLVVSHRKTALTRADHIIVMKEGRIEAEGNSDELLRQSATFRELWYGDERHT; encoded by the coding sequence ATGAATACGTATCATTATTTGTGGCGGCTTATCATGTACCGACCCATACGGTATCTGATTAACGCTATTGCTTGGACCGTTATTTATTTGGCGCCAATTGCGCCTGGACTTATAACGAAAGAGTTTTTTGATTCGCTGACAGGTACATCGGCGCTAGGTTACGGTGTATGGGGATTGATCGCATTGTTGATGGCTGCGGCCTTAGGACGCATCATGCTGATTATTATTGGTTTCATTACGGATGTTAATTTTCGCTTTCGTATGGGGATGCTGCTTAGACGAAATCTGCTTGAGCATGTATTAAAGCAGCCAGGGGCACAGGCCATTCCCGTTTCTCCGGGGGAAGCGATCAGTCATTTCCGAGATGATGTCGATCAATCGGAAGAGGCAGCAAGCTGGTCGGTCGATGTGTTCGGAATGACTTGTTTTGCCCTCGTATCGGGCTATATCCTGATTCGGATTGATGCTCAAATGACGCTGCTTGTGTTTATGCCAATCGTTCTCGTGATTACGGCTGCACAGTTGGCGACGGTACGCTTACAGAAATATCGCGCAGCTAGCCGCGAAGCGACCTCCAAGGTAACGGGAGAGATCAGCGAAATGTTCGGCAATGTGCAGGCGATTCAAGTCGCAGGTGCGGAGAAACGAGTGATCGCTCGGTTCAGCAGCTTCGGTGACGATCGTAGGAAAGCTATGCTGAAGGATCGGCTTATGGGTGAACTGCTGGATTCGGTGTTTTCTAACTCGGTTAATTTGGGAACGGGACTTATCTTATTGCTGGCTGGAACGAAAATGAGAGCTGGGACGTTTACCGTCGGAGATTTCGCTTTGTTCGTGTACTATTTAACTTTTGTTACGCAGTTTATTACAAACGTGGGTAAATTTATTACATATTTTAAGCAGATGAGTGTGTCGCTCGAGCGATTGACGTTTCTTTTACAGGGGGCTTCAGCGAAGGTTCTTACGATGGTTAATTCACTGCATTTGAAGGCGGAGAGTAAAGTTGCAGAGGCTGCTGTGTCCGCTATCCCTTTGGCTCAGAATGGGAGAGAGAGTGAGCGTCAGAGTGGGGATGATCGTGAGGGAAGTGAAAAGGTAGCGCGAGGACTCGAGAGAGTAAGTGCCAGTGGAGTGAATATAGGGCAAGGACACATCAAAGATGAAAACCAGATAGCGGCCTCGCTGCAGCGGCTTGATGTGAATGGACTGAGCTACGCTTACTCGGATACAGGCAGAGGGATCTCGGACATTCACTTCAGCTTGAAAAGAGGATCGTTCACCGTGATTACGGGAACGATTGGTTCGGGCAAGACCACGCTTGTTCGCTCGCTCCTTGGGCTGCTGCCCAAGGGAGAGGGAACGATTGCGTGGAACGGCGTGCCCGTCGATGATCCGGGCACATTCTTTACACCGCCGCGGAGCGCATATACCGCGCAGGTGCCGCGGCTATACAGCGATACGCTGCGCAACAATATTTTGCTCGGGCAAGCGGAGCAAGGCGATAGCTTGCAGTTGGCTTTACACGCGGCGGTGATGGAGTTCGACGTCGCGCAGCTGCCAGGCGGGCTGGACACCGTCATCGGTCCGCGTGGGGTGAAGCTCTCCGGCGGGCAAGCGCAGCGGACGGCTGCAGCGCGCATGCTCGTGCGCGACGCCGAGCTGTATGTCTTCGACGACTTGTCAAGCGCGCTTGACGTCGAGACGGAACAGAAGCTGTGGGAGCGGATGTTCCAGCGTCGAAGCGACGCGACCTGTCTGGTCGTATCCCACCGCAAAACGGCGCTCACGCGGGCGGACCACATCATTGTGATGAAGGAAGGCCGCATTGAGGCTGAAGGAAACTCGGACGAACTGCTTCGGCAGAGCGCGACGTTCCGGGAACTGTGGTATGGCGATGAGCGGCATACCTAA
- a CDS encoding SRPBCC domain-containing protein, whose protein sequence is MNTNKPVGLTASVGFQIGVRRTLPFFQEETWELLTSTRGRKLWLGDAPSAQIVKGHKFATQEGTTGEFRVVKPQEQLRLSWQPAGFPNSSTLQIRLLPAASPGKTTISFHQEKLDTAEQREAMKVHWEEVISGLLAISEDKSIR, encoded by the coding sequence ATGAATACCAATAAACCAGTCGGTCTGACCGCTTCGGTAGGCTTTCAAATTGGTGTTAGACGTACACTACCCTTTTTTCAAGAGGAAACTTGGGAGTTGTTGACTTCAACAAGAGGGCGAAAGCTTTGGTTAGGCGATGCACCGTCAGCCCAGATCGTGAAGGGTCACAAATTCGCGACGCAAGAAGGAACGACGGGGGAATTTCGTGTGGTAAAGCCGCAGGAACAGCTTCGATTGAGTTGGCAGCCTGCGGGCTTCCCGAATTCGTCAACACTTCAAATTCGTCTGCTGCCTGCCGCTAGTCCAGGAAAAACGACGATTAGCTTCCATCAAGAGAAGCTGGACACTGCGGAGCAGAGAGAAGCTATGAAAGTACATTGGGAAGAGGTCATCAGCGGGTTATTAGCCATTTCTGAGGATAAGTCCATACGATGA